One part of the Sesamum indicum cultivar Zhongzhi No. 13 linkage group LG14, S_indicum_v1.0, whole genome shotgun sequence genome encodes these proteins:
- the LOC105176663 gene encoding ethylene-responsive transcription factor 3-like — MRRGRAAARQVAAAVHGGEGNGSGESKEIRFRGVRKRPWGRYAAEIRDPWKKTRVWLGTFDSAEEAARAYDTAARSLRGPKAKTNFPLTPSGNVFHDFNPQNPNQPQINNNPNDPFMDSRYYPQDQDIIAQQRPTSSGMSSTVESFSGPRPPPPPPLVQQQRRHPRSPPVVPDDCRSDCDSSSSVVDDTECDIASSSCKKPLPFDLNMLPPVDAAADLDELACTALRL, encoded by the coding sequence ATGCGGAGAGGCAGAGCAGCGGCCAGGCAGGTGGCGGCGGCGGTTCACGGCGGGGAAGGTAATGGATCTGGGGAATCGAAGGAGATCAGATTCCGGGGTGTGAGGAAGAGGCCGTGGGGAAGGTATGCGGCGGAGATCAGGGACCCTTGGAAGAAGACTCGTGTCTGGCTCGGCACCTTTGACTCGGCTGAAGAGGCTGCTCGGGCCTACGACACCGCCGCGCGCTCGCTGCGTGGTCCGAAGGCGAAGACGAACTTCCCTTTGACTCCAAGCGGCAACGTGTTCCACGATTTCAACCCTCAAAACCCTAATCAACCACAAATCAACAATAACCCTAACGATCCCTTCATGGATTCCCGGTATTACCCTCAGGACCAAGATATAATTGCGCAGCAGAGGCCGACCTCTAGCGGCATGAGCAGTACCGTGGAGTCGTTTAGTGGGCCGcggccgccgccgccgccaccGCTTGTTCAGCAGCAGAGGAGGCATCCGCGGTCGCCGCCGGTAGTTCCGGATGATTGTCGCAGCGACTGTGACTCCTCTTCTTCCGTGGTTGATGATACCGAGTGTGACATCGCCTCATCCTCTTGTAAAAAACCCCTTCCTTTTGATCTTAACATGCTACCACCGGTGGACGCCGCCGCTGACTTGGACGAGCTCGCTTGCACGGCGCTCCGGCTCTGA